The Alnus glutinosa chromosome 10, dhAlnGlut1.1, whole genome shotgun sequence DNA window ggtaattttaaaagtcaccttatTTTTGAAAGGACACAAGAGATACATGAaggacttctagcattactcgttttgatcgagtggtaattttaaaagtcaccttatTATTAGAGGGACACAAAAGAGACATGTGTATGGTGTTCAAAATTACTCCATCGGcacaattgatagttttagAGAAATGTTAACAATTAAAATGATAGTTTAAAGGAAGtatgtgttatttatttatttcttaataaaatcaTGCCAAATTGCCAATAACCCAATCAAAATGTATTGGATGTAATttcttatataataataataataataaaatcaaaagttCACAATAAACTTACTAAAactttcctttcaaaaaaaataaaaaacttactaaaatttagagaaccgAGAAGACCTTGTAGCCTTTAACCAGACGCAGAGCAAAGGTCGGGAGAATGGCAAGCTATCTGCCGGAGGAAGTGGTTGTGAAGATACTGTCGAGGCTGCCTCCAAAATGTCTGATCCGATTCAAGAGTGTCTCCAAAAGATGGCGTGCTCTCATAGGAAACCCTGATTTCCTCTCCAAAAACCTCCTCAATCACTCCATTCTCACCCCAAACCCCAGTCATCCTCTCCGTCTTATTCTCTTCTTCGCCGATGACATATCCAAATCCGGAAAGCGAATACACTCTTTCCGTTATTACGACTCCCTCTGCTGCGCGTCTCAAACCCCTCTGAATTTTCCACCAGCACCACCACACTTTGACATCGTCGCTTCCTGTAATGGCTTGCTCTGTCTCTGGGACGTAATGCTAAGCAACATCTATCTCTGGAATCCCGCCACGTCATCAGACCTTGAGGCTCTCCCGGCCGCGCCTTCTCGCTGTCACACTGGACTCAGAGTCCCCAACGATGATTTTGGGTTCCATTATGTGGGGTTCGGTTTCGATTCGGGATCCAATGACTTCAAGGTGGTCACACTTGTAGACGCAGATGTCGGTAGATGGTTGAAAGCAGAAATATACAGCCTAAGATCTGGATCTTGGAGACTGCTTGATATGAGCGTGAACATTGAGAAGCATCTCATTTTGCAGAGCGCAGCATTGGATGGGATTTTTCTATGGTATGATTACTACACATACAAAGATTATGTGGACGACAGAATAGTTGCTTTTGACTTCAGCAATGAGGAGTTCCGAATAATGCTGTTTCCAGATGCTCGTTTTTTCCGTGCTTACGGTGAATGCACGCGGACTGTCACGGAGTTGAAGGGATCTCTTGCTATGTTTGTTTGTCCTCCTGATCACTTTCAGaagaaaatgatgtatttgGATATATGGGTCATGCTTGAATTTGGTGTTAGGGAGTCGTGGACTAGACTTCTTAGCATTCGACTCCCATTGCATTTGAAAAGTCCATTGGGGTTTTGGAAGAACGGAGAGTTGTTCGTCGTGAATAGTGAGAGGCAGCTGGTCTTGTTTGATATTTTGGCACAAACAGAGACGAATCTTCAATTTGAAGGGTCTCGGAACACGTTTCAAGTCGTAGACTACAAGCTGAGTTCGGTTTTGAACAATGGAGGGGAGGATAATCCGTGAGGTATGGCTCCATGCCCTTATCTTCTTCAATTCATGTTtctgtctttcttttcttgtttaataAGAATGTTTGGTCCTAAATTTTGAGATTCATTTTATTGAGTGAAAGCTGGTTTGATACGGATCATACAACTTCATTTTCATATATAGAATTAGGTAAAAAGACTCAATTGAACGCATGTGTTTGACAAATTGATTGCCTTTAGACGTTTATTAGGTAAAAAGAGTGATGTATTTCAGCGATGCAGCCCAATTCTAAGGGACCCAGGATTCTCATTGCCACCCATTTTGTTTTTGACATCAATGATAGGCTCAGCAACTTGCCCCAAGATGTTCTTCATAACTTGCAATTGGTTAGCATTTAGGCCATCTCCGGCCGTTagagttaaaatagctactcaaaaagtatCAATCTCTACTTTAAACACCAACTATCTTAAAAAtactccaacaataatctctattccactcttcattttcttaaaatattatttttttaatcttttctttattttttattttttctctccctcttccccctctctctctctctacggtCACTCATCGCCGGTGGGTTCACCAGAATTCCACCCCCAACCAATTTCCGGCCAAAACACTCTCCGTTCACTCCTCCTCCGGTGGGTTCAGTAGAATTCCACACCCAATTAACTTCTggccaaaacaacaacaaacacaaaTTATCTCCAAAATTGATCAAACCCAAATTCACAAATCAGGGGACGAGTAAACAGGGATTGCAAAATATTATCCATCAAATCTCATGGGTTTGTCTAAAATTCAACAAgagattcacacacacacacggccgGAAGTTCACAACACAGCCAACACACACAACCGAAATTACTGACGCCACCACAGAGAACACACCAAATTGGCTAACTAAGGAAAAATCCACAGAAAACAACTTTCAACCTCTGGAAGTCGCCGGAAATCACTCTTCAACCGTTGGGCGACGACCCGCAACCCACAGGAAAATCGGTGCCTCTACTCGATGGAAATCGGGGCCTCTGCTCGCCGGAAAAAATCAGCGCCTCTCCTCGGTCGACCCACCTTTCTTAGATCTCCTTCTTCgattcttctccttccttcttcgtCGAACCCTAAGTGGGGAAGTGGGGGACATGCGGATTTGAAAGAGAGGGATGGAGATGAGAAAtgagcgagcgagagagagattg harbors:
- the LOC133878873 gene encoding F-box protein At3g07870-like, giving the protein MASYLPEEVVVKILSRLPPKCLIRFKSVSKRWRALIGNPDFLSKNLLNHSILTPNPSHPLRLILFFADDISKSGKRIHSFRYYDSLCCASQTPLNFPPAPPHFDIVASCNGLLCLWDVMLSNIYLWNPATSSDLEALPAAPSRCHTGLRVPNDDFGFHYVGFGFDSGSNDFKVVTLVDADVGRWLKAEIYSLRSGSWRLLDMSVNIEKHLILQSAALDGIFLWYDYYTYKDYVDDRIVAFDFSNEEFRIMLFPDARFFRAYGECTRTVTELKGSLAMFVCPPDHFQKKMMYLDIWVMLEFGVRESWTRLLSIRLPLHLKSPLGFWKNGELFVVNSERQLVLFDILAQTETNLQFEGSRNTFQVVDYKLSSVLNNGGEDNP